The following coding sequences lie in one Klebsiella huaxiensis genomic window:
- a CDS encoding alpha-keto acid decarboxylase family protein has protein sequence MQPTYTIGDYLLDRLVDCGIDRLFGVPGDYNLQFLDSVIAHQDLGWVGCANELNAAYAADGYARIKGAGALLTTFGVGELSALNGIAGSYAEHIPVLHIVGAPCTGAQQRGELLHHTLGDGDFSHFSRMSEHITCSQAVLAMGNACHEIDRVLSEMLTHHRPGYLMLPADVAKAKATPPASRLLIESLPADENQLIGFRDHAELMLRSSRRVSLLADFLAQRYGLQNTLREWVAKTPISYATMLMGKGLFDEQQPGFVGTYSGIASADKTREAIENADTIICVGTRFTDTITAGFTQHLPQEKTIEIQPFAVRVGDHWFSRVPMDKALDILINLAANLAAEWLPPQVSAFGVDNAAGDSLTQKNFWSAVQKQLRTGDIILADQGTAAFGAAALKLPANATLIVQPLWGSIGFTLPAAYGAQIAAADRRVVLIIGDGAAQLTIQEMGSMLRDKQRPLILLLNNEGYTVERAIHGPEQRYNDIALWDWNRLPEAFAPDVPSRCWRVARMPELEEAMASSVTSDRLTLVEVMLPKMDIPDFLRAVTQALEERNSRV, from the coding sequence ATGCAACCGACTTACACCATTGGCGATTACCTACTGGATCGTCTCGTAGATTGCGGCATTGACCGCTTGTTTGGCGTCCCTGGAGATTACAATTTACAGTTTCTCGACAGCGTTATTGCGCATCAGGACTTAGGGTGGGTAGGTTGTGCTAATGAGTTAAACGCGGCCTATGCCGCCGATGGCTATGCGCGTATCAAAGGCGCCGGCGCGCTACTGACTACTTTTGGCGTCGGTGAACTGAGCGCACTTAACGGTATTGCCGGGAGCTATGCAGAGCATATTCCAGTCCTGCATATCGTAGGAGCCCCCTGTACCGGCGCGCAGCAGCGTGGTGAATTGCTGCACCATACGCTCGGTGATGGTGACTTTAGCCATTTCTCGCGTATGAGTGAGCACATTACCTGCTCTCAAGCTGTGCTGGCGATGGGAAATGCCTGCCATGAGATCGATCGCGTATTGAGCGAGATGCTAACTCACCATCGTCCTGGCTATCTGATGCTACCCGCCGATGTTGCAAAAGCAAAGGCTACGCCGCCAGCCAGCCGTTTGCTTATAGAAAGCTTGCCCGCTGATGAGAACCAACTGATTGGTTTTCGTGATCATGCGGAGTTGATGCTAAGAAGCAGCCGTCGCGTATCGCTGCTGGCTGACTTCCTCGCCCAGCGTTATGGGTTGCAAAACACGCTCAGAGAGTGGGTGGCGAAAACGCCGATTTCTTATGCCACGATGCTGATGGGGAAAGGACTTTTTGATGAACAGCAGCCGGGTTTTGTCGGAACCTACAGCGGGATCGCCAGCGCTGATAAAACTCGTGAAGCGATTGAAAATGCCGATACGATAATCTGCGTGGGGACGCGATTTACCGATACCATCACCGCCGGTTTCACTCAGCATCTTCCTCAGGAAAAAACAATTGAAATCCAGCCGTTTGCCGTCCGAGTCGGCGACCATTGGTTTAGCCGGGTTCCGATGGATAAGGCGCTTGATATCCTTATTAATCTTGCCGCAAACCTGGCTGCAGAGTGGCTGCCCCCACAGGTTTCGGCTTTCGGTGTGGATAATGCAGCGGGTGATAGTCTGACGCAGAAAAACTTCTGGAGCGCGGTACAGAAACAACTACGTACTGGAGATATTATTCTTGCCGATCAGGGGACTGCAGCTTTTGGTGCCGCCGCACTCAAGCTTCCCGCCAACGCAACGCTGATTGTCCAGCCGCTATGGGGATCGATTGGCTTTACCCTCCCGGCGGCCTACGGGGCGCAAATAGCGGCGGCGGACAGAAGAGTGGTGCTGATTATTGGCGATGGTGCCGCGCAGCTTACTATTCAGGAGATGGGATCTATGCTGCGTGATAAGCAACGTCCGCTGATTTTACTGCTTAACAATGAGGGATATACGGTTGAGCGCGCGATTCATGGCCCCGAGCAACGGTATAACGATATTGCGCTTTGGGACTGGAATCGCCTGCCGGAAGCCTTCGCCCCTGATGTTCCTTCTCGCTGTTGGCGAGTCGCGCGTATGCCGGAACTGGAGGAGGCGATGGCCAGCAGCGTTACCTCAGACAGGCTGACGCTGGTGGAGGTGATGCTGCCAAAAATGGATATCCCTGATTTTCTGCGCGCTGTCACTCAAGCTCTGGAGGAGCGAAATAGCCGCGTTTAA
- a CDS encoding NupC/NupG family nucleoside CNT transporter, with protein MDRVLHFILAIVVVAILALLASHNRKQIRIRYVIQLLVIEVLLAWFFLNSDIGLGFVKGFSEMFEKLLGFANEGTDFVFGSMNDKGLAFFFLKVLCPIVFISALIGILQHIRILPIVIRAIGTVLSKINGMGKLESFNAVSSLILGQSENFIAYKDILGKMSRNRMYTMAATAMSTVSMSIVGAYMTMLQPKYVVAALVLNMFSTFIVLSLINPYRVDESEENLQMSNLHEGQSFFEMLGEYILAGFKVAIIVAAMLIGFIALISALNALFATVTGWFGYSISFQGILGYIFYPVAWIMGVPAGEALQVGSIMATKLVSNEFVAMMDLQKVASTLSPRAEGIISIFLVSFANFSSIGIIAGAIKGLNEEQGNVVSRFGLKLLYGSTLVSVLSASIAALVL; from the coding sequence ATGGACCGCGTCTTGCACTTTATTCTCGCGATCGTAGTGGTTGCTATTCTGGCCCTGTTGGCTAGCCACAACCGTAAGCAGATTCGTATTCGTTATGTCATTCAACTGCTTGTCATTGAAGTTCTGCTGGCCTGGTTCTTCCTGAACTCTGACATTGGTCTGGGTTTTGTGAAAGGATTCTCCGAGATGTTCGAAAAACTCCTCGGTTTCGCCAATGAAGGGACAGACTTCGTCTTCGGCAGCATGAACGACAAAGGCCTGGCTTTCTTCTTCCTGAAAGTGTTGTGCCCAATCGTCTTCATCTCAGCGCTGATCGGTATTTTGCAGCATATCCGTATTCTGCCTATCGTCATTCGCGCCATCGGTACCGTGCTGTCCAAAATTAACGGCATGGGCAAACTGGAATCCTTTAACGCAGTCAGCTCGCTGATTCTGGGCCAGTCCGAAAACTTCATCGCCTATAAAGATATCCTCGGCAAAATGTCCCGCAACCGCATGTACACCATGGCGGCGACGGCGATGTCTACCGTATCCATGTCTATCGTAGGCGCATACATGACCATGCTGCAGCCGAAATATGTTGTTGCGGCACTGGTACTTAACATGTTCAGCACCTTTATTGTGCTGTCATTAATTAACCCATATCGCGTTGATGAAAGTGAAGAAAATCTGCAGATGTCTAACCTGCATGAAGGACAAAGCTTCTTCGAAATGCTGGGGGAATACATCCTTGCAGGCTTTAAAGTCGCGATTATCGTTGCCGCGATGCTGATCGGTTTTATCGCACTGATTTCTGCACTGAATGCCCTGTTTGCCACCGTTACCGGCTGGTTCGGCTATAGCATTTCCTTCCAGGGGATCCTCGGCTACATCTTCTATCCGGTCGCATGGATAATGGGTGTACCGGCGGGCGAAGCGTTGCAGGTGGGAAGCATTATGGCCACCAAACTGGTTTCTAACGAATTCGTCGCCATGATGGATCTGCAGAAAGTGGCCTCAACCCTCTCTCCACGTGCGGAAGGCATCATCTCCATCTTCCTGGTGTCCTTTGCCAACTTCTCCTCAATCGGTATCATCGCCGGCGCGATTAAAGGGCTGAATGAAGAGCAAGGTAACGTGGTTTCTCGCTTCGGCCTGAAGCTGCTTTACGGTTCTACTCTGGTGAGTGTGCTTTCTGCATCTATTGCTGCACTGGTATTGTAA
- a CDS encoding LytR/AlgR family response regulator transcription factor: MKVIIVEDEFLAQQELTWLINTHSQMEIVGTFDDGLDVLKFLQHNKVDAIFLDINIPSLDGVLLAQNISQFVHKPFIVFITAWKEHAVEAFELEAFDYILKPYQESRIINMLQKLTSAWQQQQVSTGTGAVSNPTRENDTINLIKDERIIVTSIHDIYYAEAHEKMTFVYTRRESFVMPMNITEFCNKLPPAHFFRCHRSYCVNLNKIREIEPWFNNTYILRLRDLEFQVPVSRSKVKEFRQLMHL, translated from the coding sequence ATGAAAGTCATCATTGTTGAAGATGAATTCCTGGCACAACAAGAGCTCACCTGGCTGATTAACACCCATAGCCAGATGGAAATTGTCGGCACCTTTGACGACGGGTTAGACGTGCTGAAGTTTTTACAGCACAACAAAGTCGATGCCATTTTTCTCGACATTAACATCCCCTCTCTGGATGGTGTTCTGCTGGCGCAGAATATCAGTCAGTTTGTGCACAAACCCTTTATTGTCTTTATCACTGCATGGAAAGAACATGCAGTAGAAGCTTTTGAGCTAGAGGCATTTGATTACATCCTGAAACCGTACCAGGAATCGCGCATTATTAACATGCTGCAAAAGCTGACCAGCGCCTGGCAACAGCAGCAAGTCAGCACCGGTACGGGGGCGGTATCCAACCCCACGCGGGAAAACGACACGATCAATCTAATTAAAGATGAACGCATCATCGTGACCAGCATCCATGATATCTACTACGCCGAAGCGCATGAAAAGATGACGTTCGTTTATACCCGTCGGGAGTCGTTCGTGATGCCGATGAATATCACGGAGTTCTGTAACAAGCTGCCGCCAGCACACTTCTTCCGCTGCCATCGTTCATATTGCGTGAATCTGAATAAAATTCGCGAAATTGAACCCTGGTTCAACAATACCTATATTCTGCGGCTTCGCGACCTGGAGTTTCAGGTCCCGGTGAGCCGCAGCAAGGTCAAAGAGTTTCGCCAGCTAATGCATTTGTAG
- a CDS encoding DUF2502 domain-containing protein: MFRSLILAAVLLATAPLVANAGEITLLPSIKLQIGDRDNYGNYWDGGGWRDRDYWRKNYEWRDNRWRRHDNGWHRGWDKRKAYERGYREGWNDRDDRRGGWGRGPGGRGHGHGHH; encoded by the coding sequence ATGTTCAGGTCACTGATTCTGGCTGCAGTACTACTGGCTACAGCGCCATTGGTCGCGAATGCTGGTGAAATCACCCTGTTGCCATCAATAAAATTACAAATTGGCGATCGCGACAATTACGGTAACTACTGGGACGGTGGCGGCTGGCGCGACCGTGATTACTGGCGCAAAAACTATGAATGGCGCGACAACCGCTGGCGTCGCCATGACAACGGCTGGCATCGAGGCTGGGACAAGCGCAAAGCCTACGAGCGCGGTTATCGTGAAGGCTGGAACGATCGCGATGACCGACGCGGCGGCTGGGGACGTGGTCCTGGCGGACGCGGGCATGGCCACGGGCATCACTAA
- a CDS encoding ion channel protein gives MLHPRARTMLLLSIPAIIIGIASSLVLIVAMKVAAILQNILWTRLPASFGINASDPVWTIALLTCTGIAVGLVVRFSPGHAGPDPATESLIGAPVSISALPGLLTALILGLAGGVSLGPEYPIMVINIALAAALGTRLFPRVSALDWTILAASGTIGALFGTPVAAALIFSQTLNSSNDVPLWDRLFAPLLAAAAGSLTTSLFFHPQFSLPLPYLPELRFVDIISGAIVSLIAIAVGMVAVWCLPRLHTLMQSLKSPILTLGIGGFLLGVLGIIGGHVTLFKGLDEMQQLALSLTLTANDYMLIALVKLAALVLAAASGFRGGRIFPAVFVGVALGLMLHAHVPAVPAAITISCAILGLTLVVTRDGWLSLFMAAVVVPDSTLLPLLCIVMLPAWLILAGKPLMIARKRGD, from the coding sequence ATGCTGCACCCACGCGCCAGAACGATGCTGTTATTATCGATACCCGCGATCATCATTGGTATCGCATCCAGCCTCGTATTGATTGTGGCGATGAAAGTTGCAGCTATTTTGCAAAATATCCTTTGGACTCGCCTGCCGGCGAGTTTTGGCATTAATGCCAGCGACCCGGTCTGGACTATCGCTCTTCTTACCTGCACCGGTATCGCCGTCGGCCTGGTGGTACGCTTTAGCCCGGGTCACGCCGGGCCAGATCCTGCGACAGAGTCATTAATTGGCGCACCTGTCAGCATCAGCGCGCTGCCGGGCCTGCTCACCGCACTGATCTTAGGTCTGGCTGGCGGCGTTAGTCTTGGGCCTGAGTATCCCATTATGGTAATAAATATTGCCCTGGCAGCCGCACTTGGTACCCGGTTATTCCCGCGAGTTAGCGCCCTGGACTGGACGATTCTTGCCGCCTCAGGCACCATTGGCGCGCTATTCGGTACTCCGGTTGCGGCTGCGCTCATCTTTTCGCAAACGCTCAATAGCAGCAACGATGTCCCATTGTGGGATCGGCTATTCGCACCGCTGCTTGCGGCAGCTGCCGGTTCACTGACCACCAGCCTGTTTTTTCATCCCCAATTTTCGCTACCGCTTCCGTATCTTCCTGAATTGCGCTTTGTGGATATTATTAGCGGTGCCATCGTGTCACTTATCGCGATTGCCGTCGGTATGGTCGCCGTTTGGTGCCTGCCGCGCCTGCATACGCTGATGCAAAGCCTGAAAAGCCCGATATTAACCTTGGGGATTGGCGGCTTTTTATTAGGTGTACTGGGCATCATCGGCGGGCATGTTACGCTGTTTAAGGGTCTGGATGAGATGCAGCAACTGGCGCTTAGCCTCACCCTGACCGCTAATGATTACATGCTTATTGCTCTGGTGAAGCTGGCGGCACTGGTGCTGGCCGCCGCCAGCGGCTTTCGCGGCGGGAGAATTTTCCCGGCGGTATTCGTCGGCGTAGCGCTTGGGCTGATGCTGCATGCGCACGTTCCCGCCGTCCCGGCAGCCATAACCATCTCCTGCGCCATTCTCGGGCTAACGCTGGTCGTAACACGGGATGGCTGGCTGAGCCTGTTTATGGCCGCGGTTGTGGTCCCGGACTCTACCCTGTTGCCACTGCTGTGTATCGTTATGCTACCGGCCTGGCTAATATTAGCCGGAAAACCGCTAATGATCGCCAGGAAGCGCGGCGATTAA
- the mgrA gene encoding L-glyceraldehyde 3-phosphate reductase, with amino-acid sequence MVYQANATRYQTMEYRRCGHSGLKLPAISLGLWHNFGDETLVENSRQLLRHAFDLGITHFDLANNYGPPPGSAESNFGRILREDFLPYRDELIISSKAGYTMWDGPYGDWGSRKYLVASLDQSLKRMGLEYVDIFYHHRPDPETPLQETMRALDHIVRQGKALYIGLSNYPLEQAREAVNILNDLGTPCLIHQPKYSMFERWVEDGLLDFLQTAGVGSIAFSPLAGGQLTNRYLHGIPADSRAASGSRFLQPDQLTDDKLEKVRQLNALAESRGQQLSQMALAWVLREEKVTSVLIGASKTSQLDDAVGMLGNRHFSTEENAAIDAILAV; translated from the coding sequence ATGGTTTACCAGGCAAATGCGACGCGATATCAGACGATGGAATACCGCCGTTGCGGCCATAGCGGATTGAAGCTACCGGCTATATCTCTTGGACTTTGGCACAATTTTGGCGATGAAACTTTGGTGGAAAACAGCCGTCAGCTTCTGCGCCATGCATTCGATCTCGGCATTACTCATTTCGATTTAGCAAACAACTACGGGCCGCCTCCGGGTTCGGCGGAGAGCAATTTCGGCCGGATCCTGAGGGAAGATTTCTTGCCTTATCGTGACGAACTGATCATCTCCAGTAAAGCCGGCTACACCATGTGGGACGGGCCTTATGGCGATTGGGGCTCACGCAAGTATCTGGTTGCCAGCCTCGATCAAAGCCTGAAGCGAATGGGGCTGGAATATGTCGATATTTTCTACCATCATCGCCCGGATCCCGAGACACCGCTTCAGGAAACGATGCGCGCGCTGGATCATATCGTTCGCCAGGGTAAAGCCCTGTACATCGGGTTATCTAACTATCCGCTCGAACAAGCCCGGGAAGCCGTCAACATCCTCAACGATCTCGGCACGCCGTGCCTGATTCATCAACCCAAATATTCGATGTTTGAACGCTGGGTTGAAGATGGGCTTCTGGATTTCCTGCAAACTGCCGGGGTGGGAAGTATAGCGTTTTCACCACTGGCGGGCGGTCAGTTGACCAACCGTTATCTACATGGGATCCCAGCGGACTCGCGCGCCGCCAGCGGCAGCCGTTTTCTACAACCGGATCAGCTCACTGATGACAAACTGGAGAAAGTTCGTCAACTGAATGCGCTGGCCGAATCTCGTGGGCAGCAGCTCTCGCAGATGGCGCTGGCCTGGGTACTGCGCGAGGAGAAAGTGACCTCGGTGCTGATTGGCGCAAGCAAAACCTCGCAATTGGATGACGCGGTTGGCATGCTGGGAAATCGCCATTTCAGCACCGAAGAAAATGCAGCCATTGACGCGATCCTTGCGGTGTAA
- a CDS encoding Nramp family divalent metal transporter has product MTSSRVENSSGRAARKIKLALMGPAFIAAIGYIDPGNFATNIQAGASFGYQLLWVVVWANLMAMLIQVMSAKLGIATGKNLAEQIRDHYPRPVVWFYWVQAEIIAMATDLAEFIGAAIGFKLILGVSLLQGAVLTGVATFLILMLQSRGQKPLEKVIGGLLLFVAVAYVVELIFSQPALAPLAKGMLIPSLPTSEAVFLAAGVLGATIMPHVIYLHSSLTQHLHGGTRKERYNATRWDVAIAMTIAGFVNLAMMATAAAAFHFNGHTGIADLDQAYLTLEPLLSHAAATIFGLSLVAAGLSSTVVGTLAGQVVMQGFIRFHIPLWVRRTITMLPSFIVILMGLDPTRILVMSQVLLSFGIALALVPLLIFTSNSQLMGDLVNARWVKLLGWAIVAIVVVLNGWLIVGTIFS; this is encoded by the coding sequence ATGACAAGCAGTCGCGTTGAGAATAGCAGCGGTCGCGCAGCGCGCAAGATTAAGCTCGCCTTGATGGGGCCTGCGTTCATTGCAGCCATTGGCTATATCGACCCGGGTAATTTCGCCACCAACATTCAGGCCGGGGCCAGCTTTGGCTATCAATTGCTGTGGGTTGTGGTCTGGGCGAACCTGATGGCGATGCTGATTCAGGTGATGTCGGCGAAGCTGGGCATTGCTACTGGCAAAAATTTGGCGGAACAGATTCGCGACCATTATCCGCGTCCGGTGGTGTGGTTTTATTGGGTACAGGCTGAGATCATCGCTATGGCGACCGATCTTGCTGAATTCATCGGCGCGGCCATCGGCTTTAAGTTGATTCTTGGCGTCTCCTTACTGCAAGGGGCGGTACTGACCGGTGTGGCAACCTTCTTGATTTTGATGCTTCAGAGTCGTGGACAAAAACCGCTGGAGAAAGTGATTGGTGGCTTGCTGCTGTTTGTCGCCGTGGCGTACGTTGTTGAGTTGATATTCTCCCAGCCGGCGTTGGCACCGCTGGCAAAAGGGATGCTCATTCCATCGTTACCCACCAGCGAAGCGGTATTTCTTGCCGCCGGTGTGCTGGGGGCGACTATTATGCCCCACGTCATCTACTTACATTCTTCACTAACTCAGCATCTACACGGTGGGACACGCAAAGAGCGCTATAACGCGACGCGCTGGGATGTGGCGATTGCCATGACTATTGCAGGCTTTGTGAACCTGGCGATGATGGCGACCGCCGCCGCAGCTTTTCATTTTAATGGTCATACGGGGATTGCTGACCTGGATCAGGCTTACCTGACGTTGGAACCGTTGTTGAGCCACGCGGCGGCGACTATTTTTGGCCTTAGTCTGGTGGCTGCGGGATTGTCATCTACGGTAGTGGGTACGCTGGCGGGGCAGGTGGTAATGCAGGGTTTTATCCGCTTTCATATTCCACTTTGGGTTCGCCGGACGATTACCATGTTGCCGTCATTCATTGTTATTTTGATGGGGCTGGATCCCACTCGCATTTTGGTCATGAGCCAGGTCTTGCTGAGCTTTGGTATTGCACTGGCGCTGGTGCCGCTGCTGATCTTCACCAGTAATTCACAGCTGATGGGAGATTTAGTTAATGCCCGCTGGGTAAAATTGCTGGGATGGGCGATAGTCGCGATTGTGGTAGTTCTGAACGGTTGGCTGATCGTCGGGACGATATTTAGCTAA
- a CDS encoding EAL domain-containing protein: MIDHLNIKIKKTLLAVLICFIAIPLSRFISPQTLIDGNQIYLAWLPMSVMYSVLFIFGRYAVAPLIITFAVTNTWIIDLTLPQAAILLFCQLFSVFVACAIVRLQLGKRWRAGLTAKHMGVRVFWGGFFAPILLKITMYMAGHFFSFPLAISSYFGNMSVIYTIIDIQSLISAALIFTTFFYYPLRMIISPQYARAFWRNLSQSWRTREQRVFTLYWFAALATILLILCSPYDSDFIAGYLVPLIFILHFIGISRLDHMLIRISWSVSAFLLVAHNQNFLHGVQTEYSLSFVLSVLISFTICLFYMVDIYARSERIKLRWRDQAEEDPLTGLPNLRALESYLHRNPTVVISSLRIQNLDFLSRHYGMMMRVDSKRQIVRKMQPLLSQGERIFQLPGSELLLVLNGPEPAARLSHIISTLNHKKYSWHNQTLDLEFGASWGRYNGIESELHPMLGQLSWLSEQAGEARRVLALDIAQEQISDQTTDQLRLLALVKQALNNREIVLYAQPIQDASGNGYYEILSRMRCGNSIITPDRFIPLIAQFNLSQRFDMQVLETLFSTAHQYPGMHFSVNLMPYTLMQNDSAAQIISLFKRYNLSPEFITIEVTEEQAFSDVEISLHNIHLLRNFGCSIAIDDFGTGYANYERLKSLQADIVKIDGCFVRDIETDPLDTIMIESIIEMAKVKNMKVVAEYVETQEQREKLLQLGVDYLQGYLIGKPQPLSELLA; this comes from the coding sequence ATGATTGATCATCTTAACATTAAGATCAAAAAAACTCTGCTGGCTGTATTGATCTGTTTTATCGCGATTCCTCTATCCAGATTTATTTCCCCGCAAACGCTCATTGATGGAAATCAAATTTATCTGGCGTGGTTGCCGATGAGTGTAATGTATTCGGTGCTTTTTATTTTTGGCCGATATGCCGTTGCGCCATTGATTATTACGTTTGCGGTGACTAATACCTGGATTATTGACCTGACGCTACCGCAGGCGGCAATCCTGCTGTTTTGTCAGCTTTTCTCGGTCTTTGTTGCGTGTGCTATTGTCCGCCTTCAGCTTGGAAAACGCTGGCGTGCAGGGTTGACGGCAAAGCATATGGGGGTGAGGGTGTTTTGGGGCGGTTTTTTTGCTCCCATTCTGCTGAAGATCACCATGTATATGGCAGGACATTTTTTTTCATTTCCGTTGGCCATCTCCAGTTATTTCGGCAATATGTCGGTTATCTACACGATTATTGATATCCAAAGCCTAATTAGTGCAGCATTAATTTTTACAACATTCTTTTATTATCCGTTGCGGATGATTATCAGTCCGCAGTATGCGCGTGCATTCTGGCGCAATCTTTCTCAATCGTGGCGTACGCGCGAGCAGCGGGTATTTACGCTATATTGGTTTGCGGCGTTGGCGACTATATTACTTATACTCTGTTCACCTTATGATTCTGATTTCATTGCAGGTTATTTAGTCCCCCTTATATTCATCCTGCACTTCATTGGGATTAGTCGCCTGGATCATATGCTAATTCGCATCTCATGGTCTGTTTCGGCATTTTTACTCGTAGCGCACAACCAGAATTTTTTACATGGCGTGCAGACTGAATATTCACTCTCGTTTGTCCTCTCTGTGCTGATCTCTTTCACCATCTGTTTGTTTTATATGGTTGATATTTATGCTCGTAGCGAGAGGATAAAGCTAAGATGGCGAGACCAGGCTGAGGAAGACCCGCTAACCGGTTTACCGAATTTGCGTGCACTGGAGAGCTATCTGCACCGTAATCCAACAGTCGTTATCAGCAGCTTACGGATTCAAAATCTGGATTTCCTCAGTCGTCATTACGGCATGATGATGAGAGTCGATAGCAAACGACAAATTGTCCGCAAAATGCAGCCGTTACTCAGTCAGGGTGAGAGGATCTTTCAGCTGCCCGGCAGCGAGCTGTTACTCGTACTGAATGGTCCGGAGCCTGCGGCACGCCTCAGTCATATTATCTCAACACTTAATCACAAAAAATACAGCTGGCATAATCAGACGTTGGATCTAGAATTTGGCGCGTCCTGGGGTCGCTATAACGGTATAGAATCGGAACTTCATCCAATGTTGGGTCAGCTAAGTTGGCTGTCGGAGCAAGCGGGAGAGGCTCGACGAGTATTAGCGTTAGATATAGCTCAAGAGCAAATATCCGATCAAACTACTGACCAGTTACGGTTGTTAGCCCTGGTTAAACAGGCGCTTAACAACCGCGAGATTGTGTTGTATGCCCAGCCTATTCAGGATGCTTCAGGAAACGGTTATTACGAAATACTTAGCCGTATGCGTTGTGGTAACAGCATCATTACTCCCGATCGGTTTATTCCTCTGATTGCGCAGTTCAACCTGAGTCAGCGTTTTGATATGCAGGTTCTGGAAACGCTATTCAGCACGGCGCATCAATATCCAGGGATGCATTTCTCCGTCAATTTAATGCCTTACACGTTGATGCAAAACGATAGCGCAGCCCAAATTATCTCACTGTTTAAGCGCTATAACTTGTCACCGGAGTTCATAACTATCGAAGTGACTGAAGAGCAGGCATTTTCTGATGTTGAAATCAGTCTGCATAATATCCACCTGCTACGAAATTTTGGCTGTAGTATCGCCATTGATGACTTCGGTACCGGCTACGCTAACTATGAACGCCTGAAAAGTTTACAGGCTGATATCGTCAAAATAGACGGTTGCTTTGTGCGTGATATTGAGACCGATCCGCTAGATACCATCATGATCGAATCGATTATTGAAATGGCGAAGGTAAAGAATATGAAGGTGGTTGCAGAGTATGTTGAAACTCAGGAACAGAGGGAAAAGCTTCTACAGCTAGGGGTCGACTATTTACAGGGCTATTTGATTGGCAAGCCGCAGCCACTGAGCGAACTGCTGGCATGA
- the glk gene encoding glucokinase — protein MTKFALVGDVGGTNARLALCDIASGEISRAKTYSGLDYPSLEAVVQVYLEEHDVKVEDGCIAIACPITGDWVAMTNHTWAFSIAEMKKNLGFSHLEIINDFTAVSMAIPMLKAEHLIQFGGAQPVEGKPIAVYGAGTGLGVAHLVHVDKRWVSLPGEGGHVDFAPNSEEEGIILEELRTELGHVSAERVLSGPGLVNLYRAIVKSDGRLPENLQPKDVTERALADTCIDCRRALSLFCVIMGRFGGNLALTLGTFGGVYIAGGIVPRFLDFFKASGFRGGFEDKGRFKAFVQDIPVYLIVHDNPGLLGSGAHLRQTLGQVL, from the coding sequence ATGACAAAATTTGCTTTAGTAGGGGACGTTGGCGGAACGAATGCTCGTCTGGCGTTATGTGATATTGCAAGCGGGGAAATCTCCCGTGCCAAGACCTATTCCGGGCTCGATTATCCAAGTCTTGAGGCCGTTGTTCAGGTCTATCTGGAGGAGCATGACGTCAAGGTGGAAGACGGCTGTATTGCGATTGCTTGCCCAATTACCGGCGACTGGGTGGCGATGACTAACCATACCTGGGCGTTTTCTATTGCCGAGATGAAAAAGAACCTGGGCTTCTCTCATCTGGAAATCATTAATGATTTCACAGCCGTGTCGATGGCGATTCCGATGCTGAAAGCTGAGCATCTGATTCAGTTCGGCGGTGCGCAACCGGTGGAAGGCAAGCCCATTGCCGTCTATGGTGCAGGTACCGGTCTGGGCGTTGCTCACCTGGTGCATGTTGATAAGCGTTGGGTGAGCCTACCGGGTGAGGGCGGACATGTTGACTTCGCACCGAACAGCGAAGAAGAGGGCATTATTCTGGAAGAACTGCGTACCGAGCTGGGGCATGTCTCCGCCGAGCGCGTGCTGTCAGGGCCGGGGCTGGTGAATCTTTACCGGGCGATTGTGAAGTCCGATGGGCGTCTGCCGGAAAACCTACAGCCTAAAGACGTAACTGAACGTGCGTTGGCCGATACCTGCATCGATTGTCGCCGCGCACTGTCGCTATTTTGCGTCATCATGGGCCGCTTTGGCGGTAACCTGGCGCTAACTTTGGGGACTTTTGGCGGCGTGTATATTGCCGGTGGCATTGTTCCGCGCTTCCTCGACTTCTTTAAAGCCTCCGGTTTTCGCGGTGGGTTTGAAGATAAAGGCCGTTTTAAAGCCTTTGTGCAGGATATCCCGGTATATCTGATTGTCCATGACAACCCTGGGCTGCTGGGTTCCGGTGCGCACCTGCGTCAGACTCTCGGTCAGGTTCTCTAA